Proteins encoded within one genomic window of Plasmodium cynomolgi strain B DNA, chromosome 11, whole genome shotgun sequence:
- a CDS encoding hypothetical protein (putative) yields the protein MKNFENSKCVNDFFIRNMKNLEKKNIVPNSHMLFNDMVLDVLNDINKIHNFDAMQKEKIAELNRSFNEIASDPLLSYYNKPNLLSKDLYFLNTSLDALGMKPIRDISSFADSMYHVDPIDHADDAEKNDLHMLELAKNGLSTDPCEEEVKNRVDDDGGGRSNAEDVGDKGVQTGAKKDTTNGEDGEDVPTHSKHDSSTPIGVEHQLSRDNSSVNETNPTVCEDKNIPSVLNEINSEDKSKGNLCLKFEDNKSLFDENKLLTNEIATLNGQLNGQLNGQLNGQLNSQLNGQLNGQLNGQLNSQLNDQLNSQLLILLQEQNSPSSHNTQISSDTQSRSKKKNKRKKRSNTLENLRKYDSMCSNFNLSLTNYKNKRDRAKQLKDISNGKNGSSHKYCSFSSIHMMNKTDRCVNGGRHSKKINKKNDNFKEKKQRKKKSKK from the exons atgaaaaattttgaaaacaGCAAATGTGTAAATGATTTCTttataagaaatatgaagaacttggaaaagaaaaacattgTCCCCAATTCGCATATGCTATTTAATGACATGGTTTTAGATGTACTAAAtgatattaacaaaattcaT AATTTTGATGCtatgcaaaaagaaaaaattgcggaACTCAATCGCAGTTTTAATGAAATTGCCAGTGACCCTCTTTTGAGTTATTATAATAAGCCCAATTTGTTATCCAAAGATTTATATTTCCTCAACACTAGTTTGGATGCCCTTGGTATGAAGCCGATTAGAGATATATCCAGTTTTGCCGATTCGATGTATCACGTGGATCCCATCGATCATGCGGACGATGCAGAGAAAAACGATTTGCACATGTTAGAGTTGGCCAAAAATGGGCTTTCCACAGATCCTTGTGAGGAGGAGGTGAAGAATCGTGTCGATGATGATGGCGGGGGAAGGAGCAACGCGGAGGATGTGGGTGATAAGGGGGTCCAAACGGGTGCAAAGAAGGACACCACGAATGGTGAGGATGGTGAGGATGTCCCGACACACAGCAAACATGATAGCAGTACCCCCATCGGCGTTGAACACCAACTGTCTCGTGACAATTCAAGTGTTAACGAAACGAACCCTACAGTATGCGAAGATAAGAACATCCCTTCTGTCTTGAATGAGATCAACAGTGAGGACAAAAGCAAAGGCAACCTTTGCCTCAAATTTGAAGATAATAAATCCCTCTTTGATGAGAACAAATTGTTAACGAACGAGATAGCCACGCTGAACGGCCAGCTGAACGGCCAGCTGAACGGCCAGCTGAACGGCCAGCTGAACAGCCAACTGAATGGCCAGCTGAACGGCCAGCTGAACGGCCAGCTAAACAGCCAGCTAAACGACCAGCTGAACAGCCAACTGCTCATTCTGCTTCAGGAGCAGAACAGCCCGAGTAGCCACAACACGCAGATAAGTTCAGACACTCAAagcagaagcaaaaaaaaaaacaaaagaaaaaaaagaagcaacacattagaaaatttaaggaagtacGACAGCATGTGCAGTAATTTTAACCTGTCCCTAACCAATTACAAAAACAAACGTGACAGGGCTAAGCAGTTAAAAGATATCAGTAACGGCAAGAACGGATCCAGCCACAAGTATTGCAGCTTTAGCAGCATCCACATGATGAATAAAACGGATAGATGTGTGAATGGTGGAAGacactcaaaaaaaattaacaaaaaaaatgataattttaaagaaaaaaaacaacgaaagaaaaaaagtaagaaatGA
- a CDS encoding guanylyl cyclase (putative) translates to MDNETKGKIIKKVLSLTTPRLTILGVGSTLNDAYLLKNTTISVCLSLNEQVNVLYSISDYVLQEFRYIIDLLILGRMNKFSLSRSFLWIIYLKITIVSLYFFHNFDNFFSGSSTSSILYTQTTFAIFHYLLIIAFSAYEIDLPYKFIRSVPYIYQFARRKYFLNNTIIILTILEAMLISLISYYIMRMHVFPLITHRAFTFHIFILNFFITSEKILLLSRTWHLYFFILAVLIICLLFIYVNVYTLIDCLKTGKCELSLFHTEDAYFWLSLLPILYINFFIDKAAKFINNRIYPDITDYFREKILKRDQKGSSKDHKSEGNISSNLKEKEQGLLNLEGNAKLTKFIPTPRQYSIRDDNTYYYNRTKKKKFIYETFRRIIGINIKYRNQQLNLEYKTYEKRTKLKLRTIGIVLFVIFFIIFFVQALVSKYMKKVRISINGLTYFLILYYFLATVWMIYIRLRNRSNSTLFFFIGKLVLIFGFIFELYDNVSNDIINMLIAYSFTISYIFFLSFKILEGIIICTFVLILTSWVYYDKNKMMGSMCTKFCENPYLSLHHLEEVNISCLCKQQVVTFLICTLSFTFICLSMKYYEIYYLKKKFLFRYKQKVNLTKQIEILHTMLPSFLVEYLLISDPKADGIMVGKNISGEDRGIISVIFCDIDDFQSMVSTLQPHALVETLDKLYLYFDKCIKYFNCIKIETVFESYLAASGLSEKQNDCVHKIKYDTRCAIKLAIAQLSAKYYISYKVLAGGRNHVGSDNLGSGHLGSGHLGSDQLGSGHLGSGHLGHSSSYTLPIHSGDEAQYEKYTHKNISLRIGIHTGKAISGVIGSVKPQYSLFGDTVNTASRMKSTALTDHIHVSYDTYKYLEDDTSLVWKERKIFIKGKGEMRTYLLVDILDDVKKVQEPSDVGLSSSTLFGRTDEVAEEGGHVERHMVEGGPIDNRMVEGGSIDNRMVEGGSIDNRVVEGGSIDNRVVEDAHVGKRRTVQTSQKGGETPRRDDLSIEDATEKAHPKKKTQKERRLTENPHKIKAPSTLIAEMLDAYERGSDSYRKDNWYYYNKAYNASDSMNSNNFPTYSKAFNDRKSKYLSLDKLKLADSVRRNNLYDFESPVSLRKEIIGGTNESDEFFTSPYVEDEHQVEGIKKVKRSKSNVKKNSSDFMHQFDTPDGAIKNYIKERRNYQRKFYTPHFYLGEILQNSNEFKKEERKRKGKREEQASRRKVTHEEGVSYNFVNGSFSSNWEYSTESEFYLYDEKLRQSKGYINFDDLFTKIYRKKKNILQGDIQHIPRQGFLFPKNKATKGKKKKKKN, encoded by the exons ATGGATAATGAGACCAAGgggaaaattataaaaaaagtactcTCCCTAACCACCCCCAGATTGACCATCCTAGGGGTGGGATCGACCCTAAATGACGCCTATCTACTGAAGAATACTACAATCAGTGTGTGTCTAAGTTTGAACGAGCAGGTCAATGTGCTGTATAGCATATCGGATTACGTGCTGCAGGAGTTTAGGTACATTATCGACCTGCTTATCCTAGGAcggatgaacaaattttccCTGAG CCGATCCTTCCTTTGGATAATATACCTGAAAATCACGATCGTCTCGCTTTACTTTTTCCACAACTTCGATAACTTTTTCTCCGGGTCGTCCACCTCGTCCATTTTGTACACCCAGACGACCTTcgccatttttcattatttgcTCATTATAGCATTTTCGGCGTACGAAATAGATTTGCCATACAAGTTTATCAGGAGCGTCCCTTACATCTATCAGTTT GCCAGAAGGAAGTACTTCCTAAACAACacgataataattttaacgATCCTGGAAGCCATGCTGATTTCGCTGATCTCATACTACATCATGAGGATGCACGTATTCCCCCTGATAACGCATCGAGCATTCACTTTCCACATATttattctaaatttttttataacatcgGAGAAGATTTTGTTGCTCTCCAGGACATGGCACTTGTACTTCTTCATCCTGGCAGTTCTTATTATATGCCTCCTATTTATATACGTAAATGTGTACACGTTAATTGACTGTTTGAAAACAGGGAAGTGTGAGTTGAGTCTGTTCCACACGGAGGACGCATACTTTTGGCTGTCTCTTCTTCCGATTTTGTAtataaacttttttattgACAAGGCGGCGAAGTTTATCAACAACAG AATTTACCCTGACATAACAGACTACTTCCGGGAGAAGATACTGAAGAGAGACCAGAAAGGGTCCTCAAAGGATCACAAATCAGAGGGTAACATAAGTAGTAATCtaaaggaaaaggagcaaGGTCTACTCAACCTGGAAGGGAATGCAAAGTTGACAAAATTTATCCCGACTCCGAGGCAGTACAGCATAAGAGACGACAACACGTACTACTACAAcaggacgaagaagaagaaattcatTTACGAGACTTTCAGAAGAATTATAggaataaacataaaatatcgAAATCAGCAGTTAAACTTGGAATATAAGACATATGAAAAGAGAACAAAGCTAAAATTGAGGACGATAGGAATTGTgttatttgttattttttttataatattttttgtgcaagCACTTGTTTCCAAGTATATGAAGAAAGTAAGAATTTCGATTAACGGtttgacatattttttaatcttgTATTATTTCCTTGCGACGGTGTGGATgatttatataaggttacGGAATAGGTCCAACTCGactctcttcttttttattggCAAATTGGTACTCATATTTGGATTCATTTTTGAGCTGTATGACAATGTAAGCAACGACATAATCAATATGTTGATAGCCTACTCCTTTACCATTTCGTacatcttttttctttccttcaaAATATTAGAAGGGATAATAATATGTACTTTTGTGTTGATATTAACTTCCTGGGTGTACTACGATAAGAATAAAATGATGGGTTCTATGTGTACCAAGTTTTGTGAAAATCCGTATCTGAGTTTACACCACTTGGAGGAGGTTAACATCTCATGTCTCTGCAAACAACAGGTAGTGACCTTCCTCATTTGCACTCTAAGCTTCACATTTATCTGCCTTTCGATGAAATATTACGAAATTTATTACCTTAAGAAGAAGTTTCTATTTAGATATAAACAGAAGGTTAATTTAACCAAGCAGATTGAAATACTACACACTATGCTCCCCAGCTTTTTGGTCGAATATCTACTCATAAGTGATCCCAAGGCGGATGGAATAAtggttggaaaaaatatttctggaGAGGATAGAGGAATAATAtcagtaattttttgtgacatTGATGATTTTCAAAGTATGGTTTCTACACTTCAACCACATGCTCTTGTAGAAACTCTGGACAAATTATACCTATATTTTGATAAGtgcataaaatattttaattgcATTAAAATCGAGACTGTGTTTGAATCGTATTTGGCTGCCTCGGGACTGAGCGAGAAGCAGAATGACTGCGTACATAAAATTAAGTATGACACCAGGTGCGCCATCAAGCTAGCCATTGCGCAGCTCAGCGCCAAGTATTACATCTCGTATAAGGTGCTGGCTGGGGGGAGGAACCACGTGGGGAGTGACAATCTGGGGAGTGGCCATCTGGGGAGTGGCCATCTGGGGAGTGACCAACTGGGGAGTGGCCATCTGGGGAGTGGCCATCTGGGGCATAGCAGCAGTTATACGCTGCCAATCCACAGTGGTGACGAGGCCCAGTACGAAAAGTACACCCACAAGAATATTAGCTTACGCATCGGCATACACACGGGAAAAGCCATCAGTGGCGTCATCGGGTCGGTCAAACCGCAGTACTCACTCTTCGGAGACACAGTGAACACGGCATCGAGAATGAAGTCCACTGCGCTTACGGACCATATCCATGTCTCGTACGATACGTATAAATATCTAGAGGACGATACGTCCCTGGTATGGAAGGAGCGCAAGATCTTTATCAagggaaagggggaaatgagAACCTATTTGTTGGTCGACATTTTGGACGATGTCAAGAAAGTCCAGGAGCCCTCGGATGTGGGCTTATCAAGCTCCACGCTGTTTGGGAGGACGGACGAGGTGGCGGAAGAAGGTGGGCATGTGGAGAGGCACATGGTGGAAGGTGGACCGATAGACAACCGTATGGTGGAAGGTGGGTCGATAGACAACCGCATGGTGGAAGGTGGGTCGATAGACAACCGCGTGGTGGAAGGTGGGTCGATAGACAACCGCGTGGTGGAAGATGCCCATGTGGGGAAGCGGCGCACGGTGCAAACctcccaaaaggggggagagacCCCCCGGAGGGATGATCTCTCCATAGAGGATGCAACGGAAAAGGCACacccgaaaaaaaagacgcagAAGGAACGGAGACTCACAGAAAATccacataaaattaaagccCCAAGTACACTAATTGCAGAGATGCTGGATGCGTATGAGAGGGGAAGCGATTCTTATAGGAAGGACAACTGGTACTATTACAACAAAGCATACAACGCGAGTGACAGTATGAACAGTAATAACTTCCCTACCTACTCCAAAGCATTTAATGATAGGAAGTCCAAGTATCTTAGTCTGGATAAGTTAAAATTAGCAGACAGTGTGCGAAGAAACAATTTATACGACTTTGAATCGCCTGTAAGTTTAAGAAAGGAAATTATTGGGGGGACAAACGAGTctgatgaattttttacatccccTTATGTAGAAGATGAGCATCAGGTGGAGGGtatcaaaaaggtgaaaaggaGTAAATccaatgtgaaaaaaaattcctccgATTTTATGCACCAATTTGATACACCAGATGGGGCCATAAAAAACTACATAAAGGAGAGAAGGAACTACCAAAGGAAATTTTacactccccatttttatcttGGAGAGATACTTCAAAATTCTAATGAgtttaaaaaggaggagaggaagagaaagggaaagaggGAGGAACAAGCGAGTAGACGGAAAGTCACACACGAAGAGGGAGTGTCCTACAATTTTGTCAATGGAAGCTTCTCATCCAATTGGGAATACTCCACAGAATCGGAGTTCTAtttgtatgatgagaaattaAGGCAGAGTAAAGGGTACATAAATTTTGACGATCTGTTTACCAAAATATacaggaaaaagaagaatatcCTCCAAGGGGATATTCAGCACATTCCGAGGCAGGGATTCCTTTtcccaaaaaataaagcaacaaaaggaaaaaaaaaaaaaaagaaaaattga